GGAGTCGGGTACCACTACACCGGCTTCGCCTTGAATAGGTTCTACTATAAAGCCTGCAATAAATGGGTCTCCCATTATCGCAGTTTCCAATGCTTTGATATCATTATAAGGTACCACATCAAAACCCGGCATGTAAGGGCCAAAACCCTTTTTACTCATAGGGTCGGTAGATGCCGATATCACAGCCAGTGTTCTTCCATGAAAGTTTTCGCCGGCAAAAATGATTTTCGCCTTTCCTTCTGGAATTCCTTTTACCTCATAAGCCCATTTTCTACATAGTTTCAATGCTGTTTCTACGGCTTCTACACCAGAGTTCATCATCAATGTTTTTTCGTAGCCAAAGAGATTACTCATGTATTGTTCAAATTCCCCAAGCCTTGAATTATAAAAGGCCCTAGAGGTAAGTGTTAATTTTTGAGCTTGCTCTGTCAAAGCGTTAATTATTCTTGGGTGACAGTGGCCTTGATTTACTGCAGAGTAAGCAGAAAGAAAATCGTAATATCTTTTACCTTCCACATCCCATACAAAAACTCCATCGCCCTTATCCAACACTACTGGTAAAGGGTGGTAGTTGTGAGCTCCGTATTTATCTTCTAAGGCTATTAGGCTTTCTGAATTTTTCATTTCTGCTTTCTTTATTATTTCTACAAAGATAATTATTTGACTTGTTAAATGTGGGGGTAGAGTCATATTGATTATTTTTGTTAAAATAAAGGTTGAATTAACCTTTCTGAAGCTATGGACAACACAGATAAAGAAATACTCAAACTACTAAGCCAAGATGGTAGAAAGCCTTATTCAGAAATTGCCAAATTTTTAGGTATCTCGAACACCATGGTGCATCAGCGAGTGAGTAAGATGAAGCAAAAAGGTTATTTGAAAGGTGTGGAGGTAGTTTTGGATGAAAGAAAAATGGGCTACGAGTGGAGTGCCTTTACAGGTATAGAGCTTAAAGAAGATTCAGACTCGAAAGCTATTATAGCCGCTTTAGAAAAAATTCCGGAAGTGATAGAATGCTATTATATAACAGGAAAATATACTCTTTATATAAGAATAGTGGCAAGAGATAGTGAACACATGCGAAGTGTACTTTATGAGAAAATTGACCACATTCCCGGAGTGCTAAAAACAGAGTCTTTGATTGATTTCGGAACGGCCTTTAAGAGGGGAGTCCCTATAGTCTAAGCCTTTAATAAATATGCTTAAAAAGCAAATGTTAAATCTATGTATAAAGCCTGCAATAAGATAGATTTCTCGATATTGAATTTTGTAATTTGCAGGCTGAATTTAGACTTATGAGAGAAACAATATATTTTGACAATGCTGCCACTACCTCTTTAGACCCAGAGGTGTTAGAGGTAATGTTGCCTTATTTTAAAGAGGTTTATGGTAATGGTTCTTCTATTCACGGTATGGGTAGGAAAGCTAAATCTGCGGTAGAAAATGCCCGAAAAAAAGTGGCAGAAGTCTTAGGGACTTCACCTTCAGAACTTTTCTTTACTTCTGGTGGTACGGAGGCAAATAATACCGTGCTTAGAAGTGCGGTAGAAAGCCTTGGGATAAAAACAATTATATCTTCCAGTGTAGAGCATCATGCTGTCTTGCACCCTTTAGAATACATGGTGAGTAAAGGTCTTGTCAATTTGAAATTGGTAAGGCTTGATGAAAATGGCTCTGTAGACTATGATGATCTAGAAGCGATTCTAAAAGAGAATCCTAATTCATTGGTAAGCTTAATGCATGGCAATAATGAAATTGGGAATATTCTTGATTTAAAACGAGTTTCAAGGCTATGCCGAGAAAATAAAGCTCTGTTCCATTCGGATATGGTTCAAACGGTAGGTAAGCTTCCTGTCAATCTTCAAAAAATAGATATAGATTTTATTTCTGGTTCGGCACATAAATTTCATGGTCCTAAGGGTGTTGGCTTTTTATATATAAATGCAAATAATAGGATTAATCCTTTTCTGCATGGTGGTGCTCAGGAACGTAATATGCGTGGAGGTACAGAAAACGTGGCAGGTGTAGCTGGTTTGGCTCATGCTTTAGAGTTGGCTGTAGCAGCTAGAGATAAAAGGAAAGCTTATATTTTAGGATTAAAAACGCACCTTAAAAAAGAACTCGAAGCCTCTTTTGAAGGAATGAAGTTCAATGGCATGTCGGGCGATTTAGATAAAAGCCTTTACTATATATTAAATGCTAGTTTCCCTGCTCATGCAGATAATGAGATGCTTCTATTTAGTCTCGATATTGAAGGAATTTGTGTTTCTGGTGGCTCGGCTTGCAGTAGTGGTACAGACATTGGTTCTCATGTATTAGAGGTATTGAATATACAAGATGATAGGGCAAATGTTCGTTTCTCATTTAGTGAACAAAATACTATGGAAGAAGTTGACAAAACCATAACAGTATTGAAAAGGATTTTGACGAAATAGTGGTTTTATTGCTTTTGATTCTTTCAAAAAACAACCTATGAAACAGTTATTAGATTATATAAAGACGGTTTTTATGCTCGATGATGCCAAGGCTACAGAAACTATTACGCCAGTATTTGTTAGCAAAGAAGATAAGCAGCTAGAGAGCATAGCTAATTCACCTTTGCTTAGTAGAGATTTAAGCTGGATGACTTTTAATAATAGAGTGTTAGACCAAGCTAAAAAAGCAGACTTGTCTATTTTTGATAAGCTGAAATTTATGGCTATTACGGAGTCAAACCTTGATGAGTTTTTTACTGTAAGAGTAGGTAGCTTATATAACTACCTAGACTACGGAAAACAGCGAATTGATTATTCAGGCTTACGCGAAACGCCGTTTAGAGCAAAGCTTTTGGCTTTAACCAGTGAGTTTTATCAAGAAAGGAATAGGCTTTTTAGAGAAGAATTAGAGCCTGAGTTTCTCAGCAATGGCTTCAAAATTATCGGTTTTGAAGAGTTGAACCCTGCGGAAAAAAAGAAGGCGGTAGATTTTTTTGAGAATAATATTTTCCCAATGCTTACGCCTATGGTTTATGACCAGACGCACGCATTCCCAATTCTTTTAGCTAAAAATCTAATTTTAGGAGTGGTAACTAATGCCAAAAAGAGGTTTTATAGCAGTTTGGACGATGAGCCAAGAAAACTGTCTTTTGTTCAAATTCCGAAAAACTTACCTAAGTTTTACACTTTTGAAGAGAATGATATAATCAAGTTTTTGCCAATTGAAAGAATCATAATAAACCAAATTCAGAAACTTTATAGAAATGTAAAAATTGAGTCGGTAGACGTATTTAGAATCTTAAGAAATGGAGATTTCACTTTAGAAGAAAGCGACGATATCGAAGCTGACTTTGTGGATGAAATCAAGCAAAAAATTAAAGAAAGAAAAGTTGGTAGGTTAGTAAGTATATCGATTGAGCATGAGCCGTCAAAATGGATGATGGATGTGCTGAAAAAACGATGGGAAATAGATGAGGCTAATATCTTTATCAATACCGAACTTATGGACTATACCCGCCTTTGGGAGCTTATAGGCCATCCTGAGTTTAAAGAAGAACTGCCGCAACCAAAACCAGCAGTACCTGCCTTTAATTTTGGTAGAGATAAGATGCATAGCATTTTTGACACGCTAAAAGACCAGGATGTATTACTTCATCACCCGTATAATAATTTTGAGCCAGTACTTCAGCTGGTAGAAAGAGCCGCTAAAGATCCTAAGGTTTTGGCCATTAAGTTGACCATCTACAGGCTTGCCAAAAACTCTAGAATTACAGCGGCTTTATTGAAAGCTGCTGAAAACGGAAAACACGTTTCAGCTTTGTTTGAAATAAAGGCTCGTTTTGACGAAGAAAATAACATCAAGGAAGCAGCCAAGCTTCAAAAAGCAGGTTGTTTTGTGATTTATGGTATTGGAGGTTTAAAAACCCACACCAAGCTCATGTTGATAGTGAGGAAAGAAGGCGACAAGGTGGTGCAATATGCTCACATGGCATCTGGAAACTATAATGAGGATACCGCCAAGCTTTATACAGATATTGGTATAATGACATCAAAACCAGATTATACCAAAGATATTTCTGAGTTTTTTAATGTTATTACTGGACATTCTATCCCTACTAATTATCGTAATCTAATTACCTCACCAAGAGATATGCGAAACACGATAATTGATATGATTAGAAATGAAGCGTCAAATGCGAAGAAAGGTTTACCAGCAGGTATTTGTATCAAAATAAACTCTCTGGAAGATAAAGAAACCATTGAAGAGTTTTATGCAGCTTCGCAGGCAGGAGTTAAAATTGAGCTAATTGTTAGAGGGATTTGTTGTCTTAAACCTGGCAGAAAAGGTTTAAGTGAAAATATCAATGTCAAATCTATTGTAGGGCATTATTTGGAACACTCCCGTATTTTTTACTTCCATAATAATGGGCAGCCTAAGGTTTTTGGTAGTAGTGCGGATGCCATGGTAAGAAGTTTCGACAGACGTATAGAGTCTATGTTTGAAATAGTGGATGAAGGAATAAAGAAAAAGCTTATTCTGATGCTAAAAAACAACTTGAAAGACAATGTGAATTCTTATGATTTGCTTGAATCTGGGGAGTATATAAAGAGAGATTCTTCGGTAGAACCTTTCAATATTCATGAAGAGTTTTACCACCTAAAAGACGAAGATATAGAGACGGCAAGTTTGGAATACTTGTTTCAGAATAAACCTGAGGTGGAACTAGATAGAGAAGCCTAAAGAAAAACCGCCATAAAAATTTTGACCACCAGTAGGGGAGGCCTCGTAAAAAACTAGGCCGCTTCTTCTTATTCTAGGAGTGACGCTGATTTTTAATTGGAAAACTTTTGGCTTTGGTGGTATGTCAATAACCAGATGGGTCCTGAAAGCGGCAACTAGGTTAAAGTAATTTCGATTAGTGGAGGTAGGATAAATGATTCTGGCGTAACCACCCCCTAGTTCAAGGAAATATTCAAGGTCAAATAATGGGGGTTTAGTCTTGCACTTATTCATAACCCTAGAAGTTAGTCCCTTCTTAAGATTATTTATCAATAAATTATAAGAAGCACCAGCTGGAATAGAAAATCCGGCACCTTGGCCAAAACCTGCAGGCAGATAACCAAAACCTATCCTGGCAGTAGCGAAACTTTTGTGGTATCTAAGAGGAGCCATTTCATAATTCACAGACATGATAGGGCTCAAACCAAATCCTTCTAATACAATAGCAGATTTGTACCGAGATCTATACATCAACTGCGAGTAGGCAGTTTGTGCTAGCAAGCTGGCTAGCATCACCATTAAAAGTCTCCTAGAATTTAATTTCAAGGTTGGATAAGCATTTTTGAGCACGTAAAAACGAACGAAAGTAAAACTATATGGTCTAAAATCCCTTATTTTGAGACAATTTTCAAACCAAACTCCTTTGAATGGAACGTTTTACTGGCCTTTTAGGTATAGTTGTCTTGCTCGGAATTGCATTTTTGATGAGCAATAATAAGAAAAAAATCAATATTAAGCTGGTTCTGTGGGGTTTAGGCTTGCAGTTGAGTTTCGCTCTTTTAATACTTAAAACACCTATTGGTTTACCTTTCTTTAAATTCTTCGATGTACTAATAGGTAAGCTTTTATCCTATTCTGATGCTGGTGGTGATTTTCTTTTCAAATCTTTTGTAAGTGGGATTGTTGATTCACCAAACGTCAATTTTGCTATTCGAGTACTACCTACCGTTATCTTTTTCTCAGCATTGGTTTCATTATTTTACCATTTAGGGATAATGCAGCGTGTAGTAAAAGCTATTGCTTGGGTAGTGCAAAAAACTATGGGAACTAGTGGTTCAGAAACGCTTAGTGTGGCAGGCAGTATTTTCGTTGGTCAAACAGAGGCACCTCTTTTAGTGAAACCTTTTATAAAAGGAATGACAAAATCGGAGCTTATGACCATCATGGTAGCGGGTTTTGCTACTATAGCAGGTGGGGTTATGGCTATTTATGTGAAGATGTTGGAAGACATTCCGGGTATTGCAGGTCATTTAATGGCAGCATCCATTATGAATGCACCAGCGGCAGTGATTGTAGCTAAAATAATGTTCCCGGAAACGGAAGAGTCAGAGACTAAGAATTCTTTAGATATTAATGTGGAAACCAGTTCAGGAAACGTAGTAGAGGCTGTGGGTGATGGAGCAGTAGATGGTTTAAAGCTAGCTGCCAATATTGGAGCTATGCTTATTGCGATAGTGGCTATTGTAGCCATGTTAGACGGTATGCTAGGTTACGTAAATACTTCTTTGGCAGAAATTCTTGGCGTGGCATTTAAGCCTTTAGCGTGGACTATGGGTGTGCCTTGGTCTGAAGCTACTGCTGTTGGTGGGCTTTTGGGGGAGAAAATTGTTTTGACAGAGCTTATTGCCTACGCTGATTTGAGAACAATCATGGCTGATGGCCAACTTTCTCAGCGTTCTTCTATTATTGCTAGTTATGCACTTTGTGGCTTTGCCAATTTTGCTTCTATTGGAATTCAGTTAGGTGGTATTGGAGGTATTGCACCAGAGAGAAAGAAGGATATTGCTAAACTGGCTACCAAGGCTATGATAGGTGGTGCTATCGCATCAAACTTGACAGCTTGTATTGCAGGGATATTAATTTAAAAAAGAGAAAGAGAAAAATAATATTTACACCTTTCCAACCATTCTTTACCCTTCGGGGTCTTAGTTATTGAAAAGGGTTTTAGGGTTAAAAAGGTTGAGGGAACGCTTCACAGCAATTCCGTTCAACCTTTTTTGTTTTTAAGGCAGGTCAACTCTTCTTGTTGAATGACTGCCAACCCACTTTATTCTGTGCCATAGGCAACCTTTTTAGCCCCTCGTTCATTTAATTAATATCAAACTAGATATTACATTTAGACAACTCAAATTATGAAAAAGACTTTTTTTACCATACTCTTAGGTACCATTTTATTGATGAATAGCTGTACAGTAAATAGCCCCTCACCTCAGGGTGTCGATGTCACTTTAGATGCGGAATTTTCAAAAAGAACGACAAGCTTTGCGTTCGACTTTCTTAAAGAATTAGAGAAGGAAGAAGTGGACGAAACTTTCTTTGTGTCTCCTTTAAGCCTTCATATGGCATTAGGGATGCTTCTAAATGGAGCAGATACACAGTCAAAAGAAGAATTAATTAAAACGTTGAATCTGGAAGGTTTAGATATGGACCTTATCAATTCTAGTTACTTAGAGTTAGTTGATAAGCTTCCTAATGTAGACCCATTGGTAACAAATGAATTAGCTAATTCTCTTTGGCAGCGAAACGGTTTTGATGTCGAAGACGATTTTAAAGCTGTTTTAAAAGAGTATTTCAAAGCAGAACTTTACGAGGAAAACTTTGACCAAGGTACACTTACTAAAATAAATCAGTGGGCAAGTGATAATACCAATGCTAAGATTACAAAGGTATTAGAAGAGATATCAGCAGACCAGGTGCTTTTTTTAATGAATGCACTTTATTTTAAAGGAGATTGGGCAAATCAGTTTGATAAGGATAAAACCTTTGAAGACAGTTTTAATGGCAAGAGTGGTTTGGTAAAAGTAGACATGATGGCAAATCTTGACACTTTTGCTTATGCAGATATGGGAAGCTTTAAGGCTGTTGATTTACCTTATGGAAATCAGAAATATGGCATGCGAGTATTACTTCCTAAAGAAAACGATGTCTCGGCTTTGTTGAATAGCTTGGATGAAGATGTTTGGAAAGGAATTGATGAGAAGATGTATGTGCAAAAGTTAGATTTGAAGCTACCAAAGTTCAAAATGGAATACGAGATTAAGCTGAATGATATTTTGAAGAACATGGGCATGCCTTCATTGTTTTCTAATGCTGCAGATTTGTCAAAAATTACCGCACCAGCAGGTAAGATTAGAGTTGGTTTTGTGAAGCAAAATTCTTTTGTAGCTGTGGATGAAGAAGGTACAGAAGCTGCTGCCGTGACTACCATAGGGATAGAGCTTACATCTGTGCCGTCATACCCGTCTTTTTATGTCAATAAGCCTTTTCTGTTTTTCATTTATGAGAAAGGTTCTGGAACAATTCAATTTGCTGGTAAAATATTAGACATAGAGAAATGAGAAGCTTAATTATAATTTTAGTTTTTGCCATGTTTGGCAACGCTTGTACTACTGAAAATGATTGTTGCGTAGCACCACCAGATTTGTCCGAAGTTCATGGGGAATGGAAGCTGGTGAAAGTAGTCAATGGTTTTGCTCAATTAGAGTTGGAAGGTGACGAAATTGGATATGAAGAGGTGGTAGTTATTAATGCCGAAACACAAACATTTACGCGTAAAAGAGTAGGTTCACCTGATGAAGTCTCTCGGCTAGAAAAAAGAAAAGAGGGTGGGCAAGACGCCTTAGTACTTTTAGATGAGAATATGTACCACTGGTATCATTTTGAAGAATTAGAAGGTGTTTATCATCTCGTACTTTATCAGAAAAGCTATGTTGATAGCTATTTAGCAGACGGCTCTTCATATTATTATTTACATCAATAATATAAAGTTTTAATGTGAAGTATTTATTCTCAACTTTTCTCTATAGCTTTGCGTGGCAAATAAGAGATATTTAATTATTTGCTGATGATAAACTCCTCCAAGCTTCTTTTCGAAGCACTTACCTACGACGATGTACTACTAGTTCCAGCTTATTCTGAGGTTCTTCCAAGGGATACCAGCACGGTAACTAAACTTTCAAGAAACATTTCTCTCAACATTCCTTTGCTTTCTGCAGCCATGGATACGGTTACAGAATTTGAGATGGCAGTGGCCGTAGCTCAAGAAGGGGGAATGGGAATTATTCACAAAAACATGAGCATAGCTGCCCAAGCTGAGCAAGTAAGAAAAGTGAAACGTTCTGAAAGTGGGATGATTATTGACCCAATTACTGTAAAGAAAGGAGCTCTTTTAGGAGATGCTCTTAAACTAATGCAGGATTTTAAAGTGGGTGGAATTCCTGTCATTACAGAAGACAATACCCTTTACGGGATTGTGACTAATAGAGATTTAAGATTCCAGACGGATATGTATAAGCCGATAGAATCTGTGATGACTAAGGATAACCTTATCACAGCGTCTTTAGGTGCTTCTTTAGAAGAGGCAGAGCAAATTTTGATGGAGTATAAGATTGAGAAACTTCCGATTGTAGACAAAGACTACAAATTGGTAGGACTTATTACTTATAAAGATATTCTAAAGAAAAAAGACAGACCTAACGCTGCCAAAGATAGTTTTGGAAGGTTATTAGTTGGTGCTGCCGTTGGTGTAACAGCGGATATTGAAGATAGAGTGGCTGCATTAGTTAAAGCTGGTGTAGACTGTGTGAGTATTGATACGGCTCACGGTCATTCAAGAGGTGTTATTGAAACACTTTCTAGAGTTAAGAAAGCTTTTCCTTCTATTGATGTTATTTGTGGAAATATAGCCACTGGTGAAGCTGCAAAAGCTTTGGTAGATGCAGGAGCTGACGCCATAAAGGTAGGTGTAGGCCCAGGAAGTATATGTACCACTAGAATTATTGCTGGAATAGGAATGCCGCAGCTAACGGCGGTTTATGAGTCTGCTAAGGCCATTGCTGGTTCTGGTGTGCCAATCATTGCTGATGGTGGAATAAGATTCTCTGGAGATGTGGTAAAAGCCATAGCCGGAGGAGCTAGTTCGGTTATGATAGGTTCGCTTTTGGCAGGAACGGATGAGGCTCCTGGTGAAATGGTAATTTTTGAAGGACGTAAGTTCAAAACATACCGTGGCATGGGCTCTGTAGAAGCTATGGAGGATGGTTCTAAGGACCGTTATTTCCAAGATGCCGAAGCCGATGTTAAGAAACTAGTACCTGAAGGAATAGTAGGTAGAGTAGCTTACAAAGGAAAAGCTGGCGAAGTGCTATACCAAATGGCTGGAGGATTAAAAGCAGGAATGGGTTATGTAGGAGCAAGTAATATAGAGGAATTGCAGGAAGCCAAATTTGTCAAAATTACTTCATCAGGAATGGCAGAGAGTCATCCACATGATGTACAAGTAACTAGAGAGGCTCCAAATTACTCGAGATAGATATAAAAATAGAATTTGATGAATCAGGGGATAGCTTTAGAGTTATCCCCTGTTTGTTTTTAAAAGAAATGATAGCAGAACAGACTAAAATATTTACGCCCCAATACTTACTTCTTTGCTTGAGTTCGTTTTTGTTCTTTGCTAGCTTTAATATGCTTATTCCAGAGCTGCCAGATTACTTAAGTAGTATGGGAGGGGAAGACTATAAAGGCTTAATTATTGGTGTGTTTACTATCACGGCTGCTCTTTCCAGACCATTTAGTGGCAAGCTAACAGATAAATGGGGTAGAATACCAGTAATGGTGGTTGGAGCGTCGGTCTGTGTCATTTGTGGCTTTATTTACCCTTGGGCTAATACCATCTTTTTCTTTTTACTACTTAGATTAATTCATGGTTTTTCTACTGGTTTTAAACCTACTGGAACTGCTGCCTTTATTGCAGATATAGTACCTGTTACTAGAAGAGGTGAAGCCATGGGTGTTTACGGTTTTGTTACCAGTACCGGAATGGCCTTTGGTCCTTATTTGGGGAGTATAGTGGCTGCAGAGTTTTCTCTCAACACACTGTTTTATACATCTTCGGTTTTTGCATTTATGTCTGTGGCCATTCTTTTTTCAATGAAAGAAACGTTACCTGAAGAGAAAAGAGAGCCTTTCTCATTTAAGTTATTTAAAATAAAACGGACTGATATATTTCATCCTGACTTATGGCCAGTGGCGATTACAGTGTTTTTGACCTCCTTTGCTTTTGGAACCATTATTACGCTTACACCAGATTTAAGCAAAATTGTAGGTGTTGATAATAAAGGTCTTTTCTTTTTGATATTCACATTGGCATCCCTGTTTACAAGAATCTTGGGTGGCAAGATTTCCGATAAAAAAGGAAGGGTCAACGTGTTAATTTTTGGAGCTGTAGTTTTGGTGATAGCCATGGGGGTGACCTCCATAACTTCGCATTATTATTACTTTATAGCAGGAGGTGTTTTGTTTGGTACATCTTGGGGTTTGATTTCTCCTTCTTATCAAGCCTGGACCATCGATTTATGTTCCGAAGAAACGCGTGGCAGGGCAGTGGCCACCATGTATATTTCGTTAGAAACCGGTATAGGTCTAGGGGCAGTATTGCCAATGTTTTTATATGATAACAAGCCAGACCAAATAGGTTATGCTTTTCAGCTTTGTATGTTTATGGCTGCTTTGGCGGTGGTGTTTTTGGTTTGGTATAAAAGAAAATACAAAGTGGCTTAAACTTTGTCTATTGACTTTCTAATAGCTTTTTGATGATGCTTGATATGGAAAATGAAGAAAAGACACATTTCTCTAATCGATAATTTTCCAAGAATGAGCTGCGGTAAACGCAATGTATTTAATTGCCATTCTGTCCAATTATCTAATAGCTGTATTAACTCAGCATGTACTTTTAGAAATTGTTCTTTTTCAAACTCAAGAGAGCTGTTTTCATGCATTCTAGGTTCAAAGCCTGTTACCGCAGGGAACTCTGACGTGCCGTATGTTTCCTCAATCCATTCAGTGTTTCTTTGAGCCTTTAAGTTTATACCAAATTTGAAAATTAAGGCAAGCTTAGGAGCTCGCAGTGCTTTCCTGAACACTTTGGCACCAAGCGTTAAGTGAGCCATGTTTTGTGCAGCAGACCATTTACCGTTTTTCTGAAGGTAAAACTCTTCTTTGCTTAAATTGTCTAAATCGGTAATAACTGAATCTACCGCTTTTTCAAGTTCCTTCTTAATTTCGATTTTGTTCATAATACTTCTCAATTTGATTAAAGGCTATAGGCCAAAGCGTGTTTAGCTTTCTTCTACGGAAAAAGTTAAAATGTCCGATACCTTTTAAATTAAAGTCTTCAGGTTTAAGCCATTTAAAATCAACGGGTGTTTTGGTTTTGACATTTCTCCATAAGTTTTCTACATTTTGAGCTGTGCATATATCATCATCTGTAGCTGTGATAACTGTTATAGGGAAATTAAAAACTTTAGGATTGCTTAGTTCAGGAATGTCTTTAGCATTGTCAGGATGATAGAAGTAGTCTGGGTATTTACACCAACGTTTCCAGGTGTTGGTGACATTCTTCGGCATATCTTCCATTACTCCAAGAAATTTAAGTTTTGAAAAACCATAAAGCAAATGAACAATAGGTGCTATTATGTCAAAGAATAGGAGTGAATTTAATTTCTTGCTCAAGGGCATTCCGCCTCTATATCCTGAGGAGGTAGCTACACAAACCATCCCATTGACCTCGTCAATATTTGGGACGAAAGGGATTAATTGGCCACCCACGCTATGAGAGATGAAAAATAGGGGTAAATCTGGATATCTATTTTTCAGAAAACTAATGCCAGCTGCCATGTCTTTTTTACCCCAATCTAGTAAATCATACTCACAGTTTTTAAGGCCTTCTTTTGGCTGAGAATCACATACACCGCGGTAGTCGTATAGTAAACAGGCGTATTTCTTTTCACCAAAGTAAGTTGCTAGAGCCCGGTAAAATTCTTTTGGTACTGCTGTGGCAGAATTAAACTGTATTAGAGCTTTAGGGTTTTCAGGAGCTAGTAAAGTTGCCGAAAGCTCTATGCCATCAGAAGTGAGTAGGCTAATATTTTGTTTTTCTATATAAACCAAACGTTTGTTATTTATAGGGTTAAATTTTTTTATTTCATTTTTGAAAGCGTACGTACAAAGGCATCTTTAAGGTATTGGTCTGTTTGATAAAGCTGACTAAACATTACAGCTCCTTCAAATTCCATGACAGACTGTTCTGCTAGTCTATTGGAAGTGCCTTCTGGGTATTTTTCCATGAAAATTATTTTGAGGGCATTTTTCCATGAATCAAAAATAGCCTTTAGCGTGTCTTTAAAAATGACGTTTTGTGCAGCTACTTCTAATGTGGTGTTTCCCACAATACAGCCTCCTTCTTGCGACAGTAGAACCTTACCGAGCTTTAAAAGCATTTTTTCCATTCTGTCTCTAGGAGCTAAATCAGTTTGTTTTGCGATGGAGAAAACAGCGTAGTCAAGATAGCTTTGCACAGTTTTTAGAACCTCTCCCATTAAGACCTCTTTGGACGCAAAATAATGGTAGAAACTACCTTTCTGTAAACCACAGGCAGTAGCCAAGTCACTCATGGAAGTGTTGTAATAACCATTTTTCCGGAACACGCTTAAGGCCGTTTGAATGATTTCTTCTTTGTTGGTTTTTGTTAAAGGCATAGTCAAAGTTAAATATTTTCTCGATAATGCCAAACGTACGTTTTGTAAAATTTGTGAAACAAAAAAAGACCAATAGGTTTAATTATTGGTCTTTCTTAAGAAGCTTAATTCTTTTATTTAATAACTGCTGACCACATTTTATCAGCTACAAATCTGTTTCCAATGTCATTTAAATGAACACGGTCTCTTGTAAGAATGCCGCGGTCTTTATTTTCAGGATTGTTTTTAAGATTATAAGCCAAGAAATCTTTTCTCAGGTCAATAAGGTCACAGTTATTGTCATCAGCCAGTTTTCTTATAATATTAGAATAATGATTGATGTCGCCATCCTGCTCGTTACTATGGTCTATCTTTTCACCAATGGCTGCAGGAGTGCATAGAAGTACCTTAATATTTTGCTTTTGAAGTTTCTGAATGACAGCTTGATAAAACTTTTCAAACTTGTCGGCGTCTGTTCCTGTTCCATGACTTGCCTTATGCCAAACATCATTTACTCCCACAAAAAGAACCACAACATCTGGGTTTTTCGAGAGTACGTCATCTT
This sequence is a window from Arcticibacterium luteifluviistationis. Protein-coding genes within it:
- a CDS encoding TetR/AcrR family transcriptional regulator, with the protein product MPLTKTNKEEIIQTALSVFRKNGYYNTSMSDLATACGLQKGSFYHYFASKEVLMGEVLKTVQSYLDYAVFSIAKQTDLAPRDRMEKMLLKLGKVLLSQEGGCIVGNTTLEVAAQNVIFKDTLKAIFDSWKNALKIIFMEKYPEGTSNRLAEQSVMEFEGAVMFSQLYQTDQYLKDAFVRTLSKMK
- a CDS encoding alpha/beta hydrolase family protein — translated: MVYIEKQNISLLTSDGIELSATLLAPENPKALIQFNSATAVPKEFYRALATYFGEKKYACLLYDYRGVCDSQPKEGLKNCEYDLLDWGKKDMAAGISFLKNRYPDLPLFFISHSVGGQLIPFVPNIDEVNGMVCVATSSGYRGGMPLSKKLNSLLFFDIIAPIVHLLYGFSKLKFLGVMEDMPKNVTNTWKRWCKYPDYFYHPDNAKDIPELSNPKVFNFPITVITATDDDICTAQNVENLWRNVKTKTPVDFKWLKPEDFNLKGIGHFNFFRRRKLNTLWPIAFNQIEKYYEQNRN
- a CDS encoding SGNH/GDSL hydrolase family protein, with the translated sequence MKYLKLLSISLLFFMATSFNSKPIKVIFFGDSITQAGVREGGYITLMQEDLKTKGMTDQYELIGAGIGGNKIYDLYLRMEDDVLSKNPDVVVLFVGVNDVWHKASHGTGTDADKFEKFYQAVIQKLQKQNIKVLLCTPAAIGEKIDHSNEQDGDINHYSNIIRKLADDNNCDLIDLRKDFLAYNLKNNPENKDRGILTRDRVHLNDIGNRFVADKMWSAVIK